One Thermoanaerobaculia bacterium DNA segment encodes these proteins:
- a CDS encoding alcohol dehydrogenase catalytic domain-containing protein, with product MIVFGTDPDGRPALSEHDVPEIGPGEALVKVAACGICTSDTLEWYLKKKSPTIIGHEPAGTIVGLGTGVGHLALGDRVFVHHHAPCLACRYCRRARYVLCETWKRTHLDPGGMAEFVRVPQTNLSRDTLKIPEGLPIEAGCLIEPLATVVKAFSRGRFTPGMSVLVIGLGVMGQMAVALARQLGAARIFASDRVKERLEYAERFGADEIVDVGRRPASSVVALKTGGNGVDFVFVGPGSISAMEEGIACAGPGASVVFFTMAEPGKRLPIEPNALYFREIDLVSSYSCGPEDTREAMDLIADRGFPWRQLITHRFPLAQAPEAFRKVQQATDALKVIVEFPA from the coding sequence GTGATCGTCTTCGGCACGGATCCCGACGGGCGGCCGGCGCTCTCCGAGCACGACGTTCCCGAGATCGGCCCCGGCGAGGCGCTGGTCAAGGTCGCGGCGTGCGGGATCTGCACGTCCGACACGCTCGAGTGGTACCTGAAGAAGAAATCGCCGACGATCATCGGACACGAGCCGGCCGGCACGATCGTCGGCCTCGGAACCGGTGTCGGTCACCTCGCGCTCGGCGACCGGGTCTTCGTCCATCACCACGCGCCGTGCCTCGCGTGCCGATACTGCCGCCGGGCGCGGTACGTGCTGTGCGAGACGTGGAAGAGGACGCACCTCGATCCCGGCGGGATGGCGGAGTTCGTCCGGGTCCCGCAGACGAACCTCTCCCGCGACACGTTGAAGATCCCGGAAGGCCTTCCGATCGAGGCGGGCTGCCTCATCGAGCCTCTCGCGACAGTCGTCAAGGCGTTCTCGCGCGGCCGGTTCACGCCGGGGATGTCGGTGCTCGTGATCGGGCTCGGCGTCATGGGGCAGATGGCGGTCGCTCTCGCGCGGCAGCTCGGGGCGGCGCGGATCTTCGCGTCCGACCGGGTCAAGGAACGGCTCGAATACGCGGAACGCTTCGGCGCCGACGAGATCGTCGACGTCGGACGCCGGCCGGCGTCCTCGGTCGTGGCGCTCAAGACCGGCGGCAACGGGGTCGATTTCGTGTTCGTCGGCCCCGGGTCGATCTCCGCGATGGAGGAGGGGATCGCATGCGCCGGGCCCGGCGCCTCGGTCGTCTTCTTCACGATGGCGGAGCCGGGCAAGCGGCTGCCGATCGAGCCGAACGCGCTCTATTTCCGGGAGATCGATCTCGTCTCGTCCTACTCGTGCGGCCCGGAGGACACGCGCGAGGCGATGGACCTGATCGCCGACCGGGGCTTTCCGTGGCGGCAGCTCATCACCCATCGGTTCCCCCTCGCGCAGGCGCCCGAGGCATTCCGGAAGGTCCAGCAGGCGACCGATGCCCTGAAGGTGATCGTGGAGTTTCCCGCTTGA